In one window of Meiothermus sp. DNA:
- a CDS encoding AAA family ATPase, with translation MLYMLGLPRWGSLRLPPTKPVCLLIFLAFRGDWLDREELAALFYPEDVEIDARKRLRVLLNRAKALPWAAGLEVENTRLRWSTPTDVQAFRNAIGRGDWAEAIRLHQAPFLEGFRVADVSGFEAWCEVERTSLLRAWQEAAMRESQELGLQREHRKAAHLLLHVLEQDPLAEDVLAAYMKQAYLSGQRDKALAAYQAFALHLRQELGLEPLENTSRLAEQITQVTSLAQEAVPAQAAIPLSLQRPPRMVGREREQQLIGSHSQPMVLVAGEPGVGKTRLLQECFPQAVVIQCHEGLENLPLYPVVEYFKPRLAKLQSLGPYRDDVARLFPDMGTPTAAAQGDPLSAKLRLMEGLAVALEHEAQTLVFDDLQWADGSTLELLVLLATRGHRRVAGAYRISEVQSPLARTIAALRSTHKLLEIELDLLGLEQIQQLLADLIDQKEGPPLFARWLYKLSGGNPFFVLEVLRDLFERQTLRVEGGVWTTLLDTLTQDYSELEVPSQIGELVQRRIAPLRESTQRVLQTASVLQIEFNPDLLGQVAGLSEMAVAEAIEEAMQAGIVSGSSFVHDLIRQSFYASISQRRREILHRAWAKVLEGKTEPLVVAEHWWRAGMPQKAASMWQEAAHSYSQRGMYAEALGLLERVLPVEDRPELRMQQADALLCLGRYADCRSVLEPLVAQVRQSPLEPYVLSIWVHLLIREGLLQEARQNAQRLLQLTEGAPVSTRLRAVLAFANMAALMGQQAEALPLLEAQLSQMTGEPPSGTLASLYSNTGWLLCGLGRFEAALPMYHRALYTAKAANDRHWQVWASANLLYCCLELGQPEQALAEAEVCLSLGAFDGSDILRINLGKAYLDLGRLQEAIGMFEEVLHSSTDPSNCCVALGYLADLYASTGQNQKSREALQRALALVQESEMDRGRVRVLIAVLKHGTQTQIAEVIPLLSQINRQAIPGYVWREFVEALRTGQPG, from the coding sequence ATGCTTTACATGCTGGGTCTGCCTCGCTGGGGCAGCCTGAGGCTGCCGCCTACCAAGCCTGTTTGCCTGCTGATTTTTCTGGCCTTCCGAGGCGACTGGTTAGACCGGGAAGAGTTGGCGGCGCTTTTTTATCCCGAGGATGTAGAGATTGATGCGCGGAAACGCTTGCGGGTACTGCTGAATCGTGCCAAGGCCTTGCCGTGGGCTGCAGGACTCGAGGTCGAAAACACCCGCTTGCGCTGGTCTACTCCTACCGATGTCCAGGCGTTTCGCAATGCAATTGGTAGAGGAGACTGGGCCGAGGCGATTCGTTTACACCAAGCTCCTTTCCTGGAAGGCTTTCGGGTAGCCGATGTCTCAGGGTTTGAAGCCTGGTGTGAGGTTGAGAGAACAAGCTTACTCAGGGCCTGGCAGGAAGCGGCCATGCGGGAGAGCCAGGAGCTTGGTTTGCAGCGAGAGCATCGTAAAGCCGCGCATTTGCTGCTCCATGTACTGGAGCAAGACCCCCTGGCCGAGGATGTGTTGGCGGCGTATATGAAGCAAGCCTACCTGTCTGGCCAACGCGATAAGGCCCTTGCAGCCTATCAAGCTTTTGCCTTGCATCTTCGCCAGGAGCTGGGCCTCGAGCCCCTAGAAAATACCTCGCGACTGGCTGAACAGATTACCCAGGTAACATCTTTGGCGCAGGAGGCAGTTCCCGCTCAGGCTGCCATACCGCTGAGCCTGCAAAGGCCCCCTCGCATGGTGGGCCGTGAGCGCGAGCAACAGCTCATCGGGAGCCATTCCCAACCGATGGTGCTGGTGGCTGGTGAGCCCGGTGTGGGCAAGACCCGTCTGCTCCAGGAATGTTTTCCGCAGGCCGTGGTAATTCAATGCCATGAGGGCCTGGAAAACCTGCCCTTGTATCCAGTGGTCGAGTATTTCAAGCCACGTTTGGCCAAATTACAGAGCTTGGGGCCGTACCGCGATGACGTGGCCCGCCTTTTCCCCGATATGGGCACACCGACCGCTGCGGCTCAGGGTGATCCCTTGAGTGCCAAGCTGCGGCTGATGGAGGGGCTGGCTGTGGCTCTTGAGCATGAGGCGCAAACGTTGGTTTTTGACGATTTGCAATGGGCCGATGGGTCGACCCTCGAGCTTTTGGTCCTGCTGGCGACCCGAGGGCATCGGCGCGTGGCTGGTGCATACCGGATAAGCGAAGTGCAAAGCCCCCTCGCTAGGACCATAGCGGCCTTGCGCTCAACGCATAAACTGCTAGAGATTGAGCTAGATCTTTTGGGGCTAGAGCAGATCCAGCAGCTCTTAGCCGACTTGATTGACCAGAAGGAAGGCCCCCCTCTGTTTGCGCGCTGGCTTTATAAACTGAGCGGAGGTAACCCCTTTTTTGTGCTCGAGGTGCTACGCGACTTATTTGAGCGCCAAACACTGCGGGTTGAGGGGGGTGTGTGGACCACCCTACTTGACACGCTCACCCAAGATTATTCCGAGCTCGAGGTACCTAGCCAGATTGGCGAGTTGGTGCAACGGCGTATCGCTCCTTTAAGGGAATCCACCCAGCGGGTCTTGCAAACTGCCAGTGTGCTGCAAATCGAGTTCAATCCGGATTTATTGGGCCAGGTGGCTGGGTTGTCCGAGATGGCTGTGGCAGAGGCGATAGAAGAGGCCATGCAAGCAGGGATTGTGAGTGGCTCGAGCTTTGTACACGACCTGATTCGTCAGAGCTTCTATGCTTCGATATCTCAAAGACGTCGGGAGATACTCCACCGCGCGTGGGCTAAAGTCTTAGAAGGCAAGACGGAGCCTCTGGTGGTGGCCGAGCACTGGTGGAGGGCAGGTATGCCACAAAAAGCTGCAAGTATGTGGCAAGAGGCAGCGCACTCCTATAGCCAGCGAGGTATGTATGCCGAGGCCTTGGGTTTGCTGGAGCGAGTTCTCCCAGTCGAGGACCGACCCGAGCTGCGCATGCAGCAGGCCGATGCCTTGTTGTGTTTAGGCCGTTATGCGGATTGCCGAAGCGTGCTCGAGCCCCTTGTGGCGCAGGTACGCCAGAGCCCTTTGGAGCCTTATGTCCTTTCTATCTGGGTGCATCTTTTGATCCGTGAGGGGCTCTTGCAGGAGGCTCGGCAGAATGCTCAGCGATTGCTCCAGCTCACCGAAGGGGCGCCTGTCTCCACCCGATTAAGAGCAGTCTTGGCCTTTGCTAACATGGCGGCATTAATGGGTCAGCAGGCGGAGGCCCTGCCACTGTTGGAAGCGCAGCTGTCCCAGATGACCGGGGAGCCCCCCAGCGGTACCCTTGCTAGCTTGTATTCCAACACCGGATGGCTGCTGTGTGGATTGGGGCGGTTTGAAGCTGCCCTGCCCATGTACCATCGGGCGCTCTATACAGCGAAGGCCGCCAACGATCGGCACTGGCAGGTTTGGGCCAGCGCCAACCTGCTTTACTGCTGCCTCGAGCTTGGCCAGCCTGAGCAAGCCCTTGCCGAAGCCGAGGTCTGTTTGAGTCTCGGAGCTTTCGATGGCAGTGATATCTTGCGCATCAACCTGGGTAAGGCCTACCTCGATTTGGGTCGCCTGCAGGAAGCCATTGGCATGTTTGAAGAGGTACTCCATTCCTCCACGGATCCCTCCAACTGTTGCGTCGCGCTGGGCTATCTAGCCGATCTCTATGCGTCCACAGGCCAAAATCAGAAGTCTCGGGAAGCCTTGCAGCGGGCTTTGGCCCTGGTCCAGGAATCTGAGATGGACCGAGGGCGGGTGCGGGTGCTGATCGCCGTACTCAAACACGGCACCCAGACGCAAATTGCCGAGGTGATACCCTTGCTTTCCCAAATCAACCGCCAGGCGATTCCAGGCTACGTTTGGCGGGAATTTGTAGAAGCCCTACGAACGGGGCAGCCAGGATAA
- the dusA gene encoding tRNA dihydrouridine(20/20a) synthase DusA: MNSPLLQQSPYLLSVAPMLDWTDRHFRYLLRQITRRTRLYTEMVVDQSILLGHRPKLLNFNPEEHPVALQLGGSVPQKLAEAARIGEEWGYDEINLNLGCPSERVQGGGFGACLMLSPDLVADCMAAMRQAVKIPVTAKHRLGVDELEDYGYVARFIEKLAGVGIEVFVIHARKAYLKGLSPAENRTVPPLRYEWVYRLKQDFPHLTVVLNGGVRTLDEVEVHLKRVDGVMLGRAVYEDPFVLERADSRLFGLAHAPTRLEVAQAMLRYAETQLEQGTPLWAIARHMLSLFKGQPGGRLWRRWLSERACRRGAGVQVLQEALERVKAETERRKEEVLA; this comes from the coding sequence ATGAACAGCCCCCTGCTTCAGCAAAGCCCTTACCTGTTATCTGTCGCACCCATGCTGGACTGGACAGACCGGCATTTTCGCTATTTATTGCGGCAGATTACCCGGCGGACGCGGCTTTATACCGAGATGGTGGTGGATCAGTCCATTTTGCTGGGCCACCGCCCCAAGCTGCTCAATTTCAACCCCGAAGAGCACCCGGTAGCCTTACAGCTGGGGGGCTCGGTGCCGCAAAAGCTGGCCGAGGCCGCTCGGATAGGGGAAGAATGGGGCTACGACGAAATCAACCTGAACCTGGGCTGCCCCTCCGAGCGGGTACAGGGGGGTGGGTTTGGGGCCTGCTTGATGCTTTCGCCCGACCTGGTGGCCGACTGCATGGCCGCCATGCGGCAGGCGGTGAAGATTCCGGTTACGGCCAAGCACCGCCTGGGGGTCGATGAGCTGGAGGACTACGGCTACGTGGCCCGTTTCATCGAAAAACTGGCTGGGGTGGGCATCGAGGTTTTTGTCATCCATGCCCGCAAGGCTTACCTAAAGGGGCTGTCGCCTGCCGAAAACCGCACCGTTCCGCCCCTGCGCTACGAGTGGGTATACCGCCTCAAGCAGGATTTCCCCCACCTGACGGTTGTGCTCAACGGGGGGGTGCGAACGCTGGATGAGGTGGAGGTACACCTTAAGCGGGTGGATGGGGTCATGCTGGGGCGGGCGGTTTACGAAGATCCCTTCGTGCTCGAGCGAGCCGACTCCAGGCTATTTGGGCTGGCCCATGCTCCTACTCGCCTCGAGGTCGCCCAGGCCATGCTGCGTTACGCCGAGACCCAGCTTGAGCAGGGCACACCCCTCTGGGCCATCGCCCGGCACATGCTCAGCCTGTTCAAAGGGCAGCCCGGAGGCCGTTTGTGGCGCAGGTGGCTTTCTGAGCGGGCCTGCCGGCGGGGGGCCGGGGTCCAGGTGTTGCAAGAGGCCCTCGAGCGCGTGAAAGCCGAAACCGAGCGGCGTAAAGAAGAGGTTCTGGCTTAG
- the ispH gene encoding 4-hydroxy-3-methylbut-2-enyl diphosphate reductase, with protein sequence MVEKIFLAKPRGFCAGVVMAIEAVEKAARELRDEGELVVYHAIVHNDVVVKRLQERHGVHFVEDLAEVEQLRSELASTGKKLNETVVFSAHGIPPWLRTEAAERNLYQIDATCPLVTKVHSEAKRYAREGYTILLIGDSADHQEIKGTRGEAPENTILVAVHTHVGRDPRLADPHTVEVPDPEKVVVLTQTTLSVDDTLATVDILKRRFPELVVPSRHDLCYATKNRQDAVKQIAPQVDMFLVLTSPTSSNGMRLLELAQSLVGRAERINTVADLRPEWLEGVRAIGITSAASTPDDLVQEVVAYFKQQNPALEVIEEGEWEDIEFREPKRVSPQEVLASRA encoded by the coding sequence ATGGTGGAGAAAATTTTTCTGGCCAAGCCCAGGGGTTTTTGTGCCGGGGTGGTCATGGCCATCGAGGCCGTAGAGAAGGCGGCTAGGGAATTGCGCGACGAGGGCGAACTGGTGGTCTACCATGCCATCGTTCACAACGATGTGGTGGTCAAACGCCTGCAAGAACGGCATGGTGTGCATTTTGTCGAAGACCTGGCCGAGGTCGAACAACTGCGCTCTGAGCTTGCCAGCACGGGTAAAAAACTGAACGAAACCGTGGTTTTCTCAGCCCACGGGATTCCCCCCTGGCTGCGAACCGAGGCGGCGGAGCGCAACCTGTACCAGATTGACGCTACCTGTCCGCTGGTAACCAAAGTTCACAGCGAGGCCAAGCGCTATGCCCGCGAGGGCTATACCATTCTGCTAATCGGTGACTCGGCAGATCACCAGGAAATCAAAGGTACCCGCGGCGAAGCCCCCGAGAACACCATTCTGGTGGCCGTACATACCCATGTGGGCCGTGATCCTCGCCTGGCCGACCCCCACACCGTCGAGGTGCCCGACCCTGAAAAGGTGGTGGTGCTGACCCAGACCACCCTTTCGGTGGACGATACCCTGGCTACTGTTGACATCCTCAAGCGGCGCTTTCCCGAGCTGGTCGTCCCCAGCCGCCACGACCTGTGCTACGCCACCAAAAACCGCCAGGATGCTGTCAAGCAGATTGCGCCGCAGGTGGATATGTTCCTGGTGCTGACCAGCCCCACCTCCTCCAACGGCATGCGCCTCCTGGAGCTGGCCCAAAGCCTGGTAGGGCGGGCCGAGCGCATCAATACGGTTGCAGACCTGCGGCCCGAGTGGCTCGAGGGTGTGCGGGCTATAGGTATTACCTCGGCGGCCTCCACCCCGGACGACCTGGTGCAGGAAGTGGTGGCTTACTTCAAGCAGCAGAACCCGGCCCTCGAGGTTATCGAGGAAGGGGAGTGGGAAGACATCGAATTCCGTGAGCCCAAGCGGGTATCGCCCCAGGAAGTTCTGGCCAGCCGGGCCTAG
- a CDS encoding NUDIX hydrolase, translating to MQQELLELTQRFGRPYEITENLSTNSYLAFSRTRIAEVCLVYQRPSGKFLTITKPFYPAGVYRLPTGSILPGESVLEALERESWEETGLQAQILRYLAHITYQHNEGRLFHSYVFLLAVEGTPRPQDHLEQISDFREVSAPDLLEIALNLEGLPPDFSKELGATWADWGKFRAVVHQVAAQALTQHQAF from the coding sequence ATGCAGCAAGAGTTACTGGAGTTGACCCAGCGCTTTGGCAGACCTTATGAAATCACCGAGAATCTGAGCACAAACTCCTATTTGGCGTTTAGCAGAACCCGTATTGCAGAAGTCTGTCTGGTGTACCAGCGACCCAGTGGTAAGTTTCTGACCATCACCAAACCCTTCTATCCTGCTGGGGTCTACCGCTTGCCCACTGGAAGCATATTGCCCGGTGAATCGGTGCTGGAGGCCCTCGAGCGCGAAAGTTGGGAGGAAACCGGACTACAAGCCCAAATTCTGCGCTATCTGGCCCACATTACCTATCAACACAACGAAGGCCGCCTGTTCCATAGCTACGTTTTTCTGCTGGCCGTCGAAGGCACCCCACGACCACAGGATCACCTCGAGCAAATCAGCGATTTTCGAGAGGTTTCCGCGCCGGATCTGCTGGAAATTGCCCTGAACCTCGAGGGCCTACCCCCCGATTTCTCCAAAGAACTGGGTGCTACCTGGGCCGACTGGGGTAAGTTCAGGGCGGTAGTTCATCAGGTCGCTGCTCAGGCGCTTACCCAGCATCAGGCTTTTTGA
- a CDS encoding carboxypeptidase M32 — MTAQDAYRWLLEHSKETAYLASFGKLAGWDQAAYIPKKGHPHRAMMQATLARLLHQRATDLRIGEMLAIVEGSDWLGPPESVEAVNVREWRRAYDLQTKIPERLAVELAQATSEGEAIWQEARPRNDWQGFKPVLKKIFALTREAADAIGYKEERYDALLDQYEPGATARQLEATFGQLREATVQLLGRIKGSSRRPDTSVLRRHFPQAAQEAFGKEVITKIGFDLEAGRLDVVAHPFMQGIGPGDVRLTTRYFEHYFNAGFFGIVHEMGHGLYGQGLLAEHFGTPMGSEISLGMHESQSRTWENLVGRSLGFWRYFWPTAQQRFESLLDVSLEDFHFAINAVEPSLIRVEADEVTYNLHILIRFEIELALLRGELDVDDAPEAWDAKYQAYLGVRAPEIRDGVMQDVHWSAGLIGYFPTYSLGNLYGAQLFVQAEKDLGPLEAQFERGEFAPLLNWTRQKIHHQGSRYWPRDLLKQVTGEDLNPQYLVEYLNRKFGMLYAL, encoded by the coding sequence ATGACTGCCCAGGATGCGTACCGCTGGCTTTTGGAACACAGCAAAGAGACGGCCTATCTGGCTTCGTTTGGCAAACTGGCGGGTTGGGATCAGGCGGCCTATATTCCCAAAAAAGGCCACCCCCACCGCGCCATGATGCAGGCCACGCTGGCCAGGCTGCTGCACCAGCGGGCTACCGACCTCCGCATTGGGGAGATGCTCGCCATCGTGGAGGGTTCGGACTGGTTGGGGCCGCCCGAGTCGGTGGAGGCGGTGAATGTGCGGGAGTGGCGGCGGGCCTACGACCTGCAGACTAAAATTCCCGAGCGTCTGGCCGTAGAGCTGGCCCAGGCCACCAGCGAGGGAGAAGCCATCTGGCAAGAGGCCCGTCCCAGAAACGACTGGCAAGGCTTCAAGCCAGTGCTAAAGAAGATTTTTGCCCTGACCCGTGAGGCCGCCGACGCAATAGGCTACAAAGAGGAACGCTACGATGCCTTGCTCGACCAGTATGAGCCGGGGGCCACAGCCCGGCAGCTCGAGGCCACCTTCGGGCAGTTGCGTGAGGCCACCGTACAGTTGCTGGGGCGTATCAAGGGCAGCTCCCGCAGGCCCGATACCTCGGTACTCCGCCGCCACTTTCCCCAGGCCGCCCAGGAGGCTTTCGGTAAGGAGGTCATTACCAAAATTGGCTTCGACCTGGAAGCCGGGCGACTCGATGTAGTAGCCCACCCCTTCATGCAGGGGATTGGCCCTGGCGATGTGCGCCTGACCACCCGCTACTTTGAGCATTACTTCAACGCGGGTTTTTTTGGCATTGTGCACGAGATGGGCCATGGATTGTACGGGCAGGGCTTGCTGGCCGAACATTTTGGAACGCCCATGGGGAGCGAAATCTCCCTGGGCATGCACGAGTCGCAAAGCCGCACCTGGGAAAACCTGGTGGGGCGTAGCCTGGGCTTCTGGCGCTACTTCTGGCCCACGGCCCAGCAGCGCTTCGAATCGCTGCTCGATGTAAGTCTGGAAGATTTCCATTTCGCTATCAATGCGGTGGAGCCCAGCTTGATCCGGGTGGAGGCTGATGAAGTGACCTACAACCTGCACATCCTTATTCGCTTTGAGATCGAGCTGGCTTTGTTGCGCGGCGAGCTGGATGTAGACGACGCCCCCGAAGCCTGGGATGCCAAGTACCAGGCTTATCTGGGGGTTCGTGCACCTGAAATCCGGGATGGGGTGATGCAGGATGTGCACTGGTCGGCGGGACTGATTGGTTATTTCCCTACCTATTCACTGGGTAACCTGTATGGGGCGCAGCTGTTTGTGCAGGCCGAAAAAGACCTGGGGCCGCTGGAAGCTCAGTTTGAGCGAGGCGAGTTTGCGCCCTTGCTCAACTGGACCCGGCAAAAGATTCATCACCAGGGGAGCCGCTACTGGCCCCGCGACCTGCTAAAGCAGGTGACGGGCGAAGACCTCAACCCGCAGTACCTGGTGGAGTATCTGAACCGCAAATTTGGAATGCTGTATGCGTTGTGA
- a CDS encoding carbohydrate ABC transporter permease, producing MRTKGLGYYAGRVLFYALVVFIVIYSVFPFYWAVISSFKTSDALFSSNPSFLPIPFTLTHYQNVFSGAAFGRNLLNSLIVAGGATLICLVLGVMAAYALGRLRFPPKNAVLYIVLAMTMFPQVSVLSGMFVLLRETGLFNTHAGLILSYLLFTLPFTVWVLTGYFRGLPRELEEAAYVDGATPIQTLLQVMLPLTGPGLVTTGLLAFIAAWNEYLFALTFTIGNNVRTVPVAIASFGGATPFEIPWGSIMAASVVVTVPLVILVLVFQQRIVAGLTAGAVKG from the coding sequence GTGAGGACTAAAGGTCTGGGTTACTACGCGGGGCGGGTACTGTTCTACGCGCTGGTGGTTTTTATCGTTATATACAGTGTGTTTCCGTTCTATTGGGCGGTCATCAGCAGCTTCAAGACCAGCGATGCCCTCTTCAGCTCCAATCCCAGCTTTTTACCAATTCCCTTCACCCTGACCCACTACCAGAACGTGTTTAGCGGGGCCGCCTTTGGACGTAACCTGCTCAACTCCTTGATTGTGGCCGGGGGGGCCACCCTGATTTGTCTGGTGCTGGGCGTGATGGCGGCCTATGCGCTGGGTCGTTTGCGCTTTCCTCCCAAGAATGCAGTGCTCTACATCGTGCTGGCCATGACCATGTTCCCCCAGGTTTCGGTGCTTTCGGGGATGTTTGTGTTGCTGCGCGAGACGGGCCTCTTCAATACCCACGCCGGTTTGATTCTTTCGTACCTGCTTTTTACCCTGCCCTTCACGGTCTGGGTGCTAACGGGCTATTTTCGCGGATTGCCGCGGGAGCTCGAGGAGGCTGCTTACGTGGACGGGGCCACCCCCATCCAGACCCTGCTCCAGGTCATGCTGCCCCTTACCGGCCCCGGTCTGGTGACTACTGGCTTGCTGGCTTTTATTGCCGCCTGGAACGAGTACCTTTTTGCCCTGACCTTTACCATCGGTAATAACGTACGGACGGTGCCGGTGGCCATTGCTTCCTTTGGGGGGGCTACCCCCTTCGAGATCCCCTGGGGTTCGATTATGGCGGCTTCGGTGGTGGTGACGGTGCCGCTGGTGATCCTGGTGCTAGTCTTCCAGCAGCGCATTGTGGCCGGTTTGACGGCGGGCGCAGTCAAGGGATAA
- a CDS encoding carbohydrate ABC transporter permease, whose amino-acid sequence MLTVRQTRLAWLLVLPTLLVVAFVAGYPLAQVFYYSFHRADISFVEPTEFVGFKNYLFLLQDPDFRGALWNTLRFTFVSVFLETVLGLAIALVIHSNFKGRGIVRAAILIPWAIPTVVSAKMWQWMLNDIYGVINVILVNTGLVANKIAFLANPNTVLWAMVAVDVWKTTPFMALLLLAGLQLIPSDIYEAADIDGASKWQQFWTLTLPLLTPALVVALIFRTLDALRVFDVIFVMVGVNTATRSLAIYNRQTLIDFQDLGYGSTVSVAILVIIFIFVFLYMRMAGRGVRGED is encoded by the coding sequence ATGCTCACTGTTCGGCAAACCCGCTTGGCCTGGCTGCTAGTCTTGCCCACACTGCTAGTAGTGGCCTTTGTGGCAGGTTATCCGCTGGCCCAGGTGTTTTATTACTCGTTTCACCGGGCCGACATCTCGTTTGTAGAGCCCACCGAGTTTGTGGGTTTCAAGAACTACCTTTTTCTGCTGCAGGACCCCGATTTTAGAGGGGCTCTCTGGAATACCTTGCGCTTTACTTTTGTTTCGGTTTTCCTCGAGACCGTGCTGGGTCTGGCCATTGCCCTGGTAATTCACTCCAACTTCAAGGGGCGCGGTATCGTGCGGGCCGCCATCCTGATTCCCTGGGCCATCCCCACAGTGGTCTCGGCCAAGATGTGGCAGTGGATGCTCAACGACATCTACGGAGTGATTAACGTAATCCTGGTCAACACCGGCCTGGTGGCCAACAAGATTGCCTTCCTGGCCAACCCCAACACGGTGCTGTGGGCGATGGTGGCGGTAGACGTCTGGAAAACCACACCCTTCATGGCCTTGTTGCTGCTGGCGGGCTTGCAACTCATTCCCAGTGACATCTACGAGGCGGCCGATATTGACGGTGCGAGCAAGTGGCAGCAGTTCTGGACGCTGACCCTGCCGCTCCTGACCCCAGCTTTGGTGGTGGCCCTTATTTTCCGTACCCTGGATGCACTGCGGGTCTTCGACGTGATTTTTGTGATGGTAGGGGTGAACACCGCCACCCGAAGCCTGGCCATCTACAACCGCCAGACCCTGATTGACTTTCAGGACTTGGGTTATGGTTCCACGGTATCGGTGGCCATCCTGGTGATTATCTTCATCTTTGTGTTCTTGTATATGCGTATGGCCGGACGGGGGGTGCGCGGTGAGGACTAA
- a CDS encoding ABC transporter substrate-binding protein, with the protein MKKWLASALALTLTVGGLAFAQGVTIRVAGDSTAVGEGGRWMKAKSEEWAQKTGNKIEYIDSPADTNDRLALYQQYWAARSADVDVYMIDVIWPGIVAPHAADLKQFFTEAELSQFFPRIVENNTIRGKLTSIPFFTDAGLLYYRTDLLQKYGFQRPPQTWTELDQQATRIQAGERQAGNRDFWGFVWQGKAYEGLTCDALEWIFSMGGGRIIEPDGRVSINNAQAIAALNMVRSWVGRISPPGVTSYAEEEARNAFQSGNAAFMRNWPYAYSLGQSEGSAVRGKIGVTVLPRGAGSGGRNAATLGGWQLMVSTYSKNQKVAADLVKYLTSVEVQKDNAISLSRLPTRPALYNDAQVLAKNAFFKDLLPVFQNAVGRPSGVAGARYNQVSEAFWTGVHEAITGRKPAAQAVRDMEAAFRRILR; encoded by the coding sequence ATGAAGAAATGGCTGGCAAGTGCATTGGCCTTGACCCTGACTGTGGGCGGGTTGGCCTTCGCCCAAGGGGTAACCATCCGCGTGGCAGGTGACTCGACCGCGGTGGGCGAGGGTGGCCGCTGGATGAAGGCCAAGTCGGAAGAGTGGGCCCAGAAAACCGGCAACAAGATTGAGTACATCGACTCACCCGCAGATACCAACGACCGTCTGGCCTTGTACCAGCAATACTGGGCAGCCCGCAGCGCCGATGTTGACGTGTACATGATCGACGTAATCTGGCCTGGCATTGTGGCGCCCCACGCTGCCGACCTCAAGCAGTTCTTCACCGAAGCTGAGTTGAGCCAATTCTTCCCCCGCATCGTGGAAAACAACACCATCCGGGGCAAGCTGACCTCGATCCCCTTCTTCACCGATGCGGGTCTGCTCTACTACCGCACCGACCTGCTGCAAAAGTATGGCTTCCAGCGCCCGCCCCAGACCTGGACTGAACTCGACCAGCAAGCCACCCGCATCCAGGCTGGCGAACGCCAGGCAGGTAACCGTGACTTCTGGGGCTTTGTCTGGCAGGGGAAAGCCTACGAAGGCCTGACCTGCGATGCCCTCGAGTGGATTTTTTCCATGGGCGGGGGTCGTATCATCGAGCCCGATGGCCGGGTCAGCATCAACAACGCCCAGGCCATTGCCGCCCTCAACATGGTACGCAGTTGGGTAGGCCGCATTTCGCCTCCAGGTGTGACCAGCTACGCCGAAGAAGAGGCCCGCAACGCCTTCCAGTCGGGCAACGCTGCCTTCATGCGCAACTGGCCTTATGCTTATAGTCTGGGTCAGTCTGAAGGCAGCGCCGTGCGGGGCAAAATTGGCGTGACCGTATTGCCTCGGGGCGCAGGCTCGGGCGGGCGCAATGCCGCTACGCTGGGGGGCTGGCAACTGATGGTTTCTACGTACTCCAAAAACCAAAAGGTGGCCGCCGACCTGGTCAAGTACCTGACCAGCGTGGAGGTTCAGAAAGACAACGCCATCAGCCTGTCGCGTCTGCCCACCCGCCCGGCGCTCTACAACGACGCCCAGGTGCTGGCCAAGAACGCTTTCTTCAAAGATCTGCTGCCGGTCTTCCAAAACGCCGTGGGTCGTCCTTCGGGTGTAGCCGGTGCTCGCTATAACCAGGTCTCCGAAGCCTTCTGGACCGGCGTACATGAAGCCATCACCGGGCGCAAGCCCGCCGCCCAAGCCGTGCGGGACATGGAAGCCGCCTTCCGGCGCATTCTGCGCTAG